One Echinicola strongylocentroti DNA window includes the following coding sequences:
- the katG gene encoding catalase/peroxidase HPI: MENNNGSRSFDVNESSASGKCPFSGAAPKKSAGGGTSNLDWWPNRLKVNILRQHSPMSNPLGENFDYAEAFKSLDYDGLKKDLHALMTDSQDWWPADFGHYGGLFIRMAWHSAGTYRIGDGRGGAGGGQQRFAPLNSWPDNASLDKARRLLWPLKQKYGNKISWADLMVLAGNVALESMGFKTFGFAGGREDTWEPEEDVYWGSEDEWLADKRYSGKRDLEDPLAAVVMGLIYVDPEGPNGNWDPVSAAVDIRETFKRMAMNDEETVALIAGGHSFGKTHGAADPGEHVGPEPEAAPIEQQGFGWKNSHGTGSGPDAITGGPEVTWTQTPTQWSNHFFDNLFKYEWDPHRSPAGAKQWIARDAEADIPDAYDKSKKHKPTMLTTDLALRLDPEYEKISRRFYENPDEFADAFARAWYKLTHRDMGPKDRYLGPEIPEEELLWQDPIPAVNHELVDEKDIAALKDNILGTGLSVSQLVSTAWASASTFRISDKRGGANGARLRLAPQKDWEVNNPTQLAKVLSTLEGVQKDFNGAQSGNKKISLADMIVLAGCAGVEKAAKDAGHSISVPFTPGRMDASAEQTDEEAFSYLEPFADGFRNYRRTKFNVSTEDLLIDKANLLSLTPPELTVLIGGMRVLGTNFDGSKHGVFTDKPEKLTNDFFVNLLDMKTAWEATSDDQEYFEGKDRKSGAKKWTATRADLVFGSNAELRAQAEVYASTDAQDKFVKDFVATWDKVMNLDRYDLK, translated from the coding sequence ATGGAAAACAATAATGGTTCTCGAAGTTTTGATGTAAACGAAAGCAGTGCTAGTGGAAAATGCCCTTTTTCTGGAGCAGCTCCTAAGAAAAGTGCCGGAGGAGGCACCAGCAACCTTGACTGGTGGCCAAATCGGCTAAAAGTAAACATCCTGCGACAACATTCTCCCATGTCCAACCCACTGGGCGAAAACTTTGATTATGCCGAAGCCTTCAAAAGCTTGGATTATGATGGGTTGAAAAAAGACCTGCATGCCTTGATGACTGACTCACAGGACTGGTGGCCGGCAGATTTTGGCCATTATGGGGGCTTGTTTATCAGAATGGCCTGGCACAGTGCCGGCACCTACCGGATTGGTGATGGCCGTGGTGGTGCAGGAGGCGGTCAGCAGCGCTTTGCACCACTGAACAGCTGGCCGGATAATGCCAGCTTGGACAAGGCCAGAAGGCTATTATGGCCCCTCAAACAAAAATATGGCAACAAAATCTCTTGGGCTGACTTAATGGTCCTTGCGGGCAATGTGGCCCTAGAATCGATGGGCTTTAAGACATTCGGCTTTGCAGGGGGACGTGAAGATACTTGGGAGCCTGAAGAAGACGTGTACTGGGGCTCAGAGGACGAATGGCTTGCGGACAAGCGGTATTCAGGAAAACGTGACCTCGAAGATCCATTGGCTGCGGTGGTCATGGGGCTGATTTATGTGGATCCCGAAGGGCCAAACGGAAATTGGGACCCTGTATCTGCTGCCGTGGATATCAGAGAAACCTTCAAACGAATGGCCATGAATGATGAGGAGACCGTTGCGCTGATTGCGGGTGGTCACTCGTTTGGAAAAACCCACGGTGCTGCTGATCCGGGCGAGCATGTTGGTCCCGAACCAGAAGCCGCACCTATTGAGCAGCAAGGTTTCGGATGGAAAAACTCCCATGGAACAGGGTCAGGTCCAGATGCGATCACTGGCGGCCCTGAAGTAACGTGGACACAAACCCCAACTCAGTGGAGCAACCACTTTTTTGATAACTTATTCAAATATGAATGGGATCCACACCGCAGTCCCGCAGGTGCTAAACAATGGATTGCGAGAGATGCAGAAGCAGATATTCCAGATGCCTACGATAAATCCAAAAAGCATAAACCCACTATGCTGACAACGGATCTGGCATTGCGATTGGATCCGGAGTATGAAAAAATATCAAGGAGATTTTACGAAAACCCTGATGAATTTGCCGATGCCTTTGCAAGGGCTTGGTACAAGCTCACCCACCGTGATATGGGGCCAAAAGACCGCTATCTCGGACCTGAGATTCCCGAAGAGGAACTGCTCTGGCAAGACCCCATTCCAGCAGTAAACCACGAGCTGGTGGACGAAAAGGACATCGCAGCGCTCAAGGACAACATCCTAGGAACAGGTCTTTCCGTATCTCAGCTGGTATCTACCGCTTGGGCGTCTGCCTCCACTTTCAGGATTTCCGACAAACGTGGCGGTGCCAACGGAGCCAGACTCAGACTTGCTCCACAAAAAGACTGGGAAGTCAACAATCCCACGCAACTGGCCAAAGTGCTGAGCACACTGGAAGGGGTACAAAAGGATTTTAATGGCGCCCAATCCGGCAACAAGAAAATCTCCTTGGCAGATATGATAGTACTGGCAGGCTGTGCCGGTGTGGAAAAAGCGGCAAAGGATGCAGGACACAGTATTAGTGTACCGTTCACTCCAGGCAGAATGGACGCTTCGGCGGAGCAGACTGACGAGGAAGCGTTCAGCTACTTGGAGCCTTTTGCAGACGGATTCAGAAATTACCGAAGGACAAAATTCAACGTGTCTACCGAAGACCTGCTTATCGATAAGGCCAATTTGCTTAGCCTTACCCCTCCTGAACTGACCGTGCTGATAGGAGGCATGCGGGTGCTAGGTACTAACTTTGATGGATCCAAGCACGGCGTCTTCACCGACAAGCCCGAAAAGCTTACCAACGATTTCTTCGTCAACCTATTGGACATGAAAACTGCTTGGGAAGCTACCTCCGATGATCAGGAGTACTTCGAAGGAAAGGACCGAAAATCCGGAGCCAAAAAATGGACGGCTACACGAGCAGACCTTGTCTTTGGTTCCAATGCTGAACTGAGGGCACAAGCGGAAGTTTATGCAAGTACCGATGCACAGGATAAATTTGTCAAGGACTTTGTCGCCACTTGGGACAAGGTCATGAACCTCGATCGGTATGACCTGAAATAA
- a CDS encoding dipeptidase: MASKDYIQQNQDKFIEELLELLRIPSVSADPKFKEDVLKAAAYVKDSLVEAGADKVEICPTPGYPVVYGEKIIDPALPTVLVYGHYDVQPADPYELWDSAPFEPVIKKTDLHPDGAIFARGSADDKGQFFMHVKAFEAMMAEGELTCNVKFMIEGEEEVGSDNLANFIKENKEKLQADVVLISDTSMLSLETPSVTVGLRGLAYMQVEVTGPNRDLHSGTYGGAVANPINILCKMIAQLQDEDRRITVPGFYDKVEELSAVYRKKLNEAPFDLNDYKRKLDIKEVEGEAGFTTLERTGIRPTLDVNGIWGGYIGEGAKTVLPSKAYAKISMRLVPNQDHHEISELFQKHFESLAPDSVKVKVTPHHGGKPAVVPTSSVGYKAAEEAVSEVFGKKAIPTREGGSVPITSLFQEELKLDPILLGFGLDTDAIHSPNEHYGVRNYLLGIETIAAFFKNFRKLSEK, translated from the coding sequence ATGGCATCGAAAGATTATATCCAGCAAAATCAGGATAAATTCATTGAAGAACTTTTGGAACTCCTCCGCATTCCTTCGGTGAGTGCAGACCCCAAATTCAAGGAAGATGTACTAAAAGCCGCAGCATATGTTAAAGACAGCCTGGTGGAAGCAGGTGCGGACAAAGTAGAAATTTGCCCTACTCCAGGCTATCCGGTGGTGTATGGAGAGAAGATCATCGACCCGGCATTGCCGACCGTTTTGGTGTATGGCCACTATGATGTGCAGCCTGCCGACCCGTATGAACTGTGGGATTCGGCGCCTTTTGAGCCAGTGATCAAAAAGACTGATCTCCACCCAGATGGAGCGATCTTTGCCCGCGGTTCGGCGGATGACAAAGGCCAATTTTTCATGCATGTAAAGGCTTTTGAAGCCATGATGGCCGAAGGTGAGCTGACCTGCAACGTGAAGTTTATGATCGAAGGTGAGGAGGAAGTAGGCTCTGATAATTTGGCCAATTTTATCAAGGAAAATAAAGAAAAGCTACAAGCTGACGTAGTGCTGATTTCGGATACCAGCATGCTTTCGCTGGAAACACCTTCCGTGACCGTTGGTCTCCGTGGCCTGGCCTATATGCAAGTGGAAGTCACCGGTCCAAACCGCGACCTGCACAGTGGCACTTATGGTGGTGCAGTGGCCAACCCGATCAATATCCTCTGTAAGATGATCGCACAGCTACAGGATGAGGACCGAAGGATTACCGTTCCAGGGTTTTATGACAAGGTGGAGGAGCTTTCAGCAGTGTACCGCAAGAAACTGAACGAAGCGCCTTTTGACCTGAATGATTATAAACGGAAGCTTGATATCAAAGAAGTAGAAGGTGAAGCGGGCTTTACCACCTTGGAGCGTACCGGAATCCGACCGACCTTGGATGTCAATGGCATTTGGGGAGGATATATCGGTGAAGGTGCCAAAACCGTCCTTCCATCAAAAGCCTATGCAAAAATTTCGATGCGACTGGTACCGAACCAGGATCACCATGAAATCTCCGAGCTCTTCCAAAAGCATTTTGAGTCTCTGGCGCCAGATTCGGTAAAAGTAAAAGTAACCCCACACCATGGCGGAAAACCAGCCGTAGTACCCACTTCATCAGTTGGCTATAAAGCCGCAGAAGAGGCCGTTAGTGAGGTTTTTGGCAAGAAAGCCATCCCTACCAGAGAAGGTGGATCCGTGCCGATCACGTCACTCTTTCAGGAAGAGTTGAAGCTGGATCCTATTTTGTTGGGCTTTGGATTGGACACTGATGCCATTCACTCTCCCAACGAACATTACGGTGTCAGGAACTACCTCTTGGGCATCGAAACGATAGCCGCTTTCTTTAAAAATTTCAGGAAACTGTCAGAAAAATAA
- a CDS encoding protein-disulfide reductase DsbD family protein, whose product MKSLKKSLPLVFLLCLTSIASFAQLIQPPKWQMTLSEETPFVDDEVELIFKADIPRDWYIYSNDFDPDLGPMLTELSLEEAEGIERIGKLKPIDPKRKMDETWDGEVSYFTGTAEFRQKVKITKTAVKIVGVMSYQMCSDVTGQCVPYEEDFSRSVNASIKKEAAQETKSAPEEKVVDESPLPQQEATEKVAEESPDKSAEDQATTAKPSTKKTGTKVPAVNLDPEGKQGDATSMWPFVIAAFLGGLAALLTPCVFPMIPMTVTFFTGRSKSKAQGIRNAIIYGLSIIVIYTLAGTIVAAVQGPEFANWLSTHWAPNIFFFLVFIFFALAFLGLFEITLPSGLVNKMDAKADKGGLTGVFFMAFTLVLVSFSCTGPIVGSILIESAGGEILKPILGMFAFSLAFAIPFTLFAIFPEWLNGLPKSGGWLNSVKVVLGFLELALAFKFLSVADQVYHWGLLDRDIYIAIWIVIFALMGLYLLGKIRLPHDSPMEKLGVPRLLLATVTFIFVVYLVPGLFGAPLKSLSGYLPPIHTHDFNIEKLIRENRGGGTSVQSEMTEAPKHGDLLHWPHGLQGYFDYDQALRVAKKENKPLFIDFTGHGCVNCREMEAKVWSQPEVLQRLKDDFVLVALYVDERTELPEGEWYTSAYDDKVKKTIGKQNADFQITRFNNNAQPYYVILDHDEEMLVRPKAYDTDPQNFVEFLDNAKAAFEQ is encoded by the coding sequence ATGAAGAGCTTAAAAAAATCCCTCCCATTAGTATTCCTGCTTTGCCTCACCAGTATAGCTTCGTTTGCTCAGCTGATACAGCCCCCAAAGTGGCAAATGACCCTTTCGGAGGAGACGCCCTTCGTGGATGATGAGGTCGAACTTATTTTTAAAGCTGACATTCCTCGGGATTGGTACATTTATTCCAACGATTTTGACCCAGACCTTGGCCCCATGCTTACCGAGCTGAGTTTGGAAGAAGCTGAAGGCATTGAGCGTATTGGGAAGCTCAAACCTATCGATCCAAAACGGAAGATGGATGAAACCTGGGACGGAGAAGTAAGCTACTTTACAGGCACTGCCGAATTCAGACAGAAAGTCAAGATTACCAAAACAGCTGTCAAGATCGTGGGAGTGATGAGCTATCAGATGTGCTCGGATGTGACGGGACAATGCGTGCCTTACGAGGAGGATTTTTCCCGATCTGTGAACGCCTCTATCAAGAAAGAAGCTGCCCAAGAAACTAAAAGTGCACCAGAAGAAAAGGTCGTTGACGAATCGCCTTTGCCTCAGCAAGAGGCTACCGAAAAAGTAGCTGAAGAAAGTCCTGATAAATCAGCCGAAGACCAAGCAACCACCGCTAAACCCTCCACCAAAAAGACAGGCACCAAAGTGCCCGCCGTCAACCTCGATCCAGAAGGCAAACAGGGAGATGCCACTTCCATGTGGCCATTTGTCATCGCTGCCTTTTTGGGAGGATTGGCTGCGCTGCTGACGCCATGTGTCTTCCCGATGATCCCGATGACAGTGACTTTCTTTACCGGAAGGAGTAAAAGCAAAGCACAGGGAATCAGAAATGCCATTATCTATGGGCTGAGCATCATTGTCATTTACACGCTGGCGGGCACCATCGTGGCGGCCGTCCAAGGGCCGGAGTTTGCCAATTGGCTTTCCACACATTGGGCACCCAATATCTTTTTCTTTCTGGTATTTATCTTCTTTGCCCTGGCTTTTCTGGGCTTGTTTGAGATCACCTTGCCTAGCGGATTGGTCAATAAAATGGATGCCAAAGCCGACAAAGGAGGACTTACAGGCGTGTTTTTTATGGCGTTTACCCTGGTATTGGTCTCTTTTTCCTGTACTGGCCCTATTGTGGGATCGATATTGATCGAATCTGCCGGTGGAGAAATCCTAAAGCCCATCTTGGGCATGTTTGCCTTTTCGTTGGCTTTTGCCATTCCTTTTACCCTTTTTGCGATATTCCCAGAATGGCTCAATGGCCTGCCTAAGTCTGGAGGATGGTTAAATTCCGTGAAAGTGGTGCTGGGATTTTTGGAGCTGGCATTGGCCTTCAAATTCCTGAGTGTAGCCGATCAGGTGTACCACTGGGGACTGCTGGACCGTGACATTTACATCGCCATCTGGATCGTGATTTTTGCGCTGATGGGATTGTATTTGCTCGGCAAAATCCGGTTGCCGCATGATTCTCCCATGGAAAAGCTGGGTGTTCCTCGGCTGTTGCTGGCCACGGTGACCTTCATCTTTGTGGTGTATTTGGTGCCAGGTCTATTTGGCGCTCCGCTCAAATCCCTGAGTGGCTACCTGCCTCCGATCCACACGCACGATTTCAATATCGAAAAGCTGATCCGTGAAAACCGAGGAGGAGGAACCTCCGTCCAAAGCGAGATGACGGAAGCACCCAAACATGGGGATTTGCTGCATTGGCCGCATGGACTGCAAGGGTATTTTGACTATGATCAAGCGCTGAGGGTTGCCAAAAAGGAGAACAAACCGCTTTTCATCGATTTTACCGGACATGGCTGTGTCAACTGCCGAGAGATGGAAGCCAAGGTCTGGTCACAGCCAGAAGTGCTGCAGCGGTTGAAGGATGATTTTGTGCTGGTGGCACTTTATGTGGACGAGCGGACAGAACTGCCAGAAGGAGAATGGTACACTTCTGCCTACGATGACAAGGTGAAGAAAACCATCGGCAAGCAGAATGCGGACTTCCAGATCACCCGGTTCAACAATAATGCACAGCCTTATTATGTGATCTTGGATCATGACGAAGAGATGCTTGTGAGGCCAAAAGCCTATGACACCGATCCCCAAAATTTCGTGGAGTTTCTGGACAATGCAAAGGCGGCGTTTGAGCAATAA
- a CDS encoding YeiH family protein — protein MEKAKDIFLKFRGIHDLLDRGLTIREIIFWLAVVVCLLPGMTAPIALVMGLLFVNLLGHPYAKSGAKATDYLLQFAVVGLGFGISAEQAFTTGKEGFIMTFIAIICTLGLGLIFGKLLKIDQKTSFLVAVGTAICGGSAIAAVSPAIKARQHQISMALGAVFVLNSLALFLFPPIGKFLGLGAEQFGTWCAIAIHDTSSVVGAASQYSDEALKIATTVKLTRALWIIPVAFLSAFAFGQGKGKIKIPYFIGLFILAVLANSFLPSVKLIAPFIDHLAHMALCLSIFLIGCGLSRKLLFAGGLRVLGQASILWVIIAGLTLLVVAL, from the coding sequence ATGGAAAAAGCAAAGGACATTTTCTTAAAATTTAGAGGGATTCACGACTTGTTGGATCGAGGGCTTACCATTCGGGAGATCATCTTTTGGCTGGCGGTAGTCGTTTGTCTCTTGCCTGGGATGACTGCTCCGATCGCCTTAGTGATGGGCCTGCTCTTTGTCAATCTCCTCGGCCATCCTTACGCCAAATCAGGAGCGAAAGCTACCGACTACCTACTGCAATTTGCCGTAGTCGGTTTGGGTTTTGGCATTAGTGCAGAACAGGCCTTTACTACTGGAAAGGAAGGTTTCATAATGACTTTCATTGCGATAATATGCACCTTGGGGCTCGGGTTGATTTTTGGAAAACTCCTTAAAATAGACCAAAAAACTTCCTTTTTGGTGGCAGTAGGAACCGCTATATGTGGTGGCAGTGCCATCGCTGCGGTATCTCCGGCCATCAAAGCACGGCAGCACCAGATTTCTATGGCGTTGGGCGCTGTTTTCGTACTAAATTCTTTGGCTTTGTTTCTGTTTCCTCCGATCGGGAAATTCCTAGGCTTAGGTGCTGAGCAGTTTGGTACTTGGTGTGCCATCGCCATCCACGACACCAGCTCCGTAGTAGGCGCCGCCAGCCAATACAGTGATGAAGCCCTCAAAATCGCCACAACAGTAAAACTGACCCGGGCGCTCTGGATCATTCCTGTGGCCTTCTTATCAGCGTTTGCTTTTGGGCAAGGAAAAGGTAAAATCAAGATTCCCTATTTCATTGGGCTGTTTATCTTGGCTGTCTTGGCCAACAGCTTTTTGCCCTCCGTAAAACTGATCGCTCCCTTTATAGACCATTTGGCACATATGGCCCTGTGTCTTTCCATCTTCCTGATCGGCTGTGGGCTTTCCAGAAAACTGCTGTTTGCCGGTGGGCTGCGAGTGCTTGGGCAGGCGAGTATATTGTGGGTGATTATTGCGGGCTTGACGCTATTGGTAGTGGCTTTATGA
- a CDS encoding LysR family transcriptional regulator codes for MFDYRLQVFHAVARRLNFTKAAEELYISQPAVTKHIRQIESHYQVKLFDRQGSKISLTPAGQTLYEHADRIFAVYRDLEFELNHFSKDHRGELRIGASTTIAQYVLPPILAAFHEKFHDIRLSLSTDNTEQIGKSLDLGEIDLGIIEGQTKQSQFKYTEFTKDEILLIARADHPLAKKESIDIQELLDVPLLLREPGSGTLEVIAHALKPLGVKLGQLKKEMQLGSTESIKGYLMNSNAMAFLSVFTVLEELHSKKFTVIDVDKLSIERSFLFIQPHGGKEGIADLFMKFAHRNNLR; via the coding sequence ATGTTTGATTATAGACTCCAGGTTTTCCATGCCGTGGCACGCCGGTTAAATTTCACCAAAGCTGCCGAAGAACTCTACATATCCCAACCTGCCGTGACCAAACATATCCGGCAGATAGAATCGCATTATCAGGTAAAACTTTTTGACCGACAGGGCAGCAAAATATCCCTCACGCCCGCAGGACAAACACTTTATGAGCATGCAGATCGGATTTTTGCCGTTTATCGGGACCTGGAATTTGAGCTGAACCATTTCAGTAAAGATCACCGCGGTGAGCTACGAATAGGTGCCAGCACCACCATTGCCCAGTATGTGCTACCGCCTATTTTGGCAGCGTTTCATGAGAAATTTCACGATATCAGGTTAAGCCTTAGCACAGATAATACCGAACAAATCGGCAAGTCACTAGATTTGGGGGAAATCGACCTGGGGATCATCGAAGGGCAGACCAAGCAGTCGCAGTTTAAATATACGGAATTTACCAAGGACGAAATTTTACTTATTGCGCGGGCAGATCATCCATTGGCCAAAAAGGAATCCATCGATATCCAAGAATTACTCGACGTCCCGCTGCTGCTCAGAGAACCGGGGTCCGGGACCTTGGAAGTCATCGCCCATGCACTGAAGCCACTAGGGGTAAAACTCGGCCAACTCAAAAAAGAGATGCAGCTCGGCAGTACCGAAAGCATCAAAGGCTATCTGATGAACTCCAATGCCATGGCCTTCCTATCTGTTTTTACCGTCTTGGAGGAGCTCCATAGCAAAAAGTTTACCGTGATCGATGTGGATAAGTTGTCCATTGAGCGATCATTTTTATTTATCCAGCCTCATGGAGGCAAGGAGGGAATTGCCGATCTCTTTATGAAATTCGCCCACCGTAATAACCTCAGGTAA
- a CDS encoding YdeI/OmpD-associated family protein → MGKEKPLVNQLYLLEKFPGKGGWTYAKIPEIPPGKDTHFGWVTVRGRIDDVVLEHYKLMPMGNGCMFLPVKAALRKQLKKEAGDTVQVVLYPDETPIVIPKEILECFRNEPSHLIDNFKSLSDGEQKAYFDWIYQAKKAETKADRIAKMMERLMQLSK, encoded by the coding sequence ATGGGCAAGGAAAAACCATTAGTGAACCAGTTGTATTTGCTCGAAAAATTTCCTGGTAAAGGGGGCTGGACTTATGCCAAAATCCCAGAAATACCTCCTGGCAAGGACACACATTTTGGTTGGGTGACCGTGCGTGGACGCATTGATGATGTGGTCCTTGAGCATTATAAGCTCATGCCAATGGGAAATGGCTGCATGTTTCTTCCCGTAAAAGCAGCCCTTCGTAAGCAACTCAAAAAAGAAGCAGGTGATACGGTGCAGGTCGTCCTCTATCCTGACGAAACGCCAATAGTCATCCCCAAGGAAATACTAGAGTGCTTCCGAAATGAACCCTCCCATCTTATCGACAACTTCAAATCGCTTTCAGATGGCGAACAGAAAGCTTATTTTGATTGGATCTATCAGGCCAAAAAGGCCGAAACGAAAGCGGATAGGATCGCAAAAATGATGGAAAGGCTCATGCAATTGAGTAAATAG